The following are encoded together in the Neomonachus schauinslandi chromosome 15, ASM220157v2, whole genome shotgun sequence genome:
- the FMNL1 gene encoding formin-like protein 1 has translation MGNAAGSAEQPAGPAAPSPKQPAAPKQPMPAARELEERFNRVLNCMNLPPDKVQLLSQYDNEKKWELICDQERFQVKNPPTAYIQKLKSYLDTGGVSRKGATDWMSNLGFKRRVQESTQVLRELEISLRTNHIGWVEEFLNEENRGLDVLLEYLAFAQCSVTYDMESTDNGVPGSEKSKPLEQSVEDLSKGPPSSLPPQPKSRHLTIKLTPAHSRKALRNSRIVSQKDDVHVCIMCLRAIMNYQSGFSLVMTHPACVNEIALSLNNKNPRTKALVLELLAAVCLVRGGHDIILAAFDNFKEVCGEQHRFEKLMEYFQKEDSNIDFMVACMQFINIVVHSVENMNFRVFLQYEFTHLGLDLYLERLRLTESDKLQVQIQAYLDNVFDVGALLEDTETKNAVLEHMEELQEQAALLTEKLRDAENESMAKIAELEKQLSQARKELETLRVRLGAETPMGASRRPPEPEKVPTSVPAARPSALELKVEELQEKGLIRIVRGPGDAVSIEILPVAVATPSGSDAPTPPGVPTGSPSPELPPAAEPAPGAAPPPPPPPPPLPGLPDQQEAPPSAPPPSSPLPGSSEPPPPPPLPGDLPPPPPPPPPPPGTDGPVPPPPPGGPSGGSGPEMGPGVKAKKPIQTKFRMPLLNWVALKPNQITGTVFTELNDEKVLQELDMSDFEEQFKTKSQGPSLDLSALKGKAAQKAPSKATLIEANRAKNLAITLRKGNLGADRICQAIETYDLQALGLDFLELLTRFLPTEYERSLIARFEQEQRPMEELSEEDRFMLRFSRIPRLPERMATLTFLGNFADTVQLLMPEAYESVVEYFGENPKTTSPSMFFSLFSRFIKAYKKAEQEVEQWKKEAVTQEAGADAPGKEEAPAPKSPPKARRQQMDLISELKRKQQKEPLIYESDRDGAIEDIITVLKTVPFTARTGKRTSRLLCEASLGEEIPL, from the exons aacTGCATGAACTTGCCCCCGGACAAAGTGCAGCTGCTGAGCCAGTATGACAACGAGAAGAAGTGGGAGCTCATTTGTGACCAG GAGCGGTTTCAAGTCAAGAACCCTCCCACCGCCTATATCCAGAAGCTGAAGAGCTACCTGGATACCGGTGGGGTCAGCCGCAAGGGAGCGACGGACTGGATGTCTAACCTGGGG TTTAAGAGGCGAGTTCAGGAGTCCACACAGGTGCTGCGGGAGCTGGAGATCTCCCTGAGAACAAACCACATTGG GTGGGTGGAGGAGTTCCTCAACGAGGAGAACCGCGGCCTGGATGTGCTCCTTGAGTACCTGGCCTTTGCCCAGTGCTCCGTCAC GTATGACATGGAGAGCACAGACAACGGGGTCCCCGGCTCAGAGAAGAGCAAGCCCCTGGAGCAGTCCGTGGAAGATCTCAGCAAGGGGCCGCCCTCGTCCTTGCCTCCCCAGCCCAAGAGCCGCCACCTGACCATCAA GCTGACCCCTGCCCACAGCAGGAAGGCCCTGCGGAATTCTCGCATCGTTAGCCAGAAGGATGACGTCCACGTGTGCATCATGTGCTTGCGCGCCATCATGAACTACCAG TCTGGCTTCAGCCTCGTCATGACCCACCCAGCCTGTGTCAATGAGATTGCTCTGAGCCTCAACAACAAGAACCCCAG AACCAAGGCTCTGGTGCTGGAGCTGCTGGCGGCCGTGTGCCTGGTTCGAGGAGGGCATGACATCATCCTGGCGGCCTTTGACAACTTCAAGGAG GTGTGTGGGGAGCAGCACCGCTTCGAAAAGCTGATGGAATATTTCCAGAAAGAGGACAGCAACATTGACTTCATG GTGGCCTGCATGCAGTTCATCAACATTGTGGTCCACTCCGTGGAGAACATGAACTTCCGTGTCTTCCTGCAATATGAGTTCACACACCTGGGCCTGGACTTGTACTTGGAG AGGCTGCGGCTCACCGAGAGTGACAAGCTGCAGGTGCAGATTCAAGCATACTTGGACAACGTTTTTGACGTGGGTGCGCTGCTGGAGGATACTGAGACCAAGAACGCGGTGCTGGAGCACATGGAGGAGCTGCAGGAGCAGGCAGCCCTG CTGACAGAGAAGCTTCGGGACGCGGAGAACGAATCCATGGCCAAGATCGCCGAGCTGGAAAAGCAGCTAAGCCAGGCTCGAAAGGAGTTGGAGACCCTGCGGgtgaggctgggggctga GACCCCCATGGGCGCCTCCAGGCGTCCTCCTGAGCCTGAGAAAGTGCCTACCTCCGTCCCGGCGGCGCGGCCCTCGGCGCTCGAGCTGAAGGTGGAGGAGCTGCAGGAGAAGGGGTTAATCCGTATCGTGCGGGGGCCAGGGGATGCTGTCTCCATCGAGATCCTTCCGGTCGCTGTGGCAACTCCGAGCGGCAGTGACGCCCCGACTCCCCCCGGAGTGCCCACCGGCTCACCCAGCCCAG AACTCCCACCTGCGGCAGAGCCGGCTCCCGGAGCAGCACCCCCACCGCCGCCTCCACCACCTCCACTTCCCGGCCTCCCCGACCAGCAGGAAGCCCCGCCTTCGGCACCCCCACCGTCCTCACCCCTCCCTGGCAGCTCcgagcccccgcccccgccgccgctgcCGGGAGActtgccgcccccacccccgcccccaccgccgcCTCCCGGCACAGATGGACCCGTGCCTCCGCCGCCTCCAGGGGGTCCCTCTGGAGGGTCCGGCCCTGAGATGGGCCCAG GAGTGAAGGCCAAGAAACCCATACAGACCAAGTTCAGAATGCCACTCTTAAACTGGGTAGCCCTGAAACCCAACCAGATCACGGGCACTGTCTTCACTGAGCTCAATGACGAGAAGGTGCTGCAG GAGCTAGACATGAGTGACTTTGAGGAGCAGTTCAAGACTAAGTCCCAAGGTCCCAGCCTGGACCTCAGTGCTCTCAAGGGTAAGGCAGCCCAGAAGGCCCCCAGCAAGGCCACCCTCATCGAGGCCAACCGGGCCAAGAACCTGGCGATCACCTTGCGCAAGGGCAACCTGGGGGCTGACCGCATCTGCCAGGCCATTGAGAC GTACGACCTACAGGCCCTTGGCCTGGACTTCCTGGAGCTGCTGACCCGCTTCCTGCCCACGGAGTACGAGCGTAGCCTGATCGCCCGCTTCGAGCAGGAGCAGCGACCCATGGAGGAGCTGTCGGAGGAGGACCGCTTCATGCTCCGCTTCAGCCGCATCCCGCGCCTGCCCGAGCGCATGGCCACGCTCACCTTCCTGGGCAACTTTGCGGATACTGTCCAGCTGCTCATGCCG GAGGCCTACGAGTCCGTGGTGGAGTACTTCGGAGAGAACCCCAAGACCACGTCCCCCTCCATGTTCTTTTCCCTCTTTAGCCGCTTCATCAAGGCCTACAAG AAAGCTGAACAGGAGGTGGAACAGTGGAAGAAGGAGGCAGTAACCCAGGAGGCAGGTGCCGACGCCCCCGGCAAAGAAGAAGCCCCAGCACCCAA ATCACCACCCAAGGCCCGGAGGCAGCAGATGGACCTCATCTCCGAGCTGAAGcggaagcagcagaaggagccACTTATCTATGAGAGTGACCGCGACGGGGCCATTGAAGATATCATCACAG TGCTCAAGACGGTGCCCTTCACGGCCCGCACTGGCAAGCGGACGTCCAGGCTCCTCTGTGAGGCCAGCCTGGGAGAAGAGATCCCTCTCTAG